DNA from Intestinimonas massiliensis (ex Afouda et al. 2020):
CGCGCTTCTTTCACAGCGCTTACGACACAGAATCTACACAGAATTTCGGTTAGTTTTGGCGCAGCTTTTCATTGATGAGCTGCGCCGTTTTTTTGCGATGCGTATCTCGAACATGAGTGTAAATATCCTGGGTCATCGCCGCCGTAGAATGGCCTAAAAAGTCCTGCGCGTCCTTTATTTACATCCACGTCGCATTCAAAGAGCATGGTTGCAGAGCTGTGCTGGAGCTCGTGCGCGGTCGTAGATATTCCAGTTTGCTCTGCGTATTCATTCCATAGCCTCTGGTATTGCATCTCGGTCAAGTGCATTTTCCCGTTGTCCTCTGAGAAGATGTAGATGGAATCCGCCTTCGCCGCCAGCAGCTACTCGGACCGCGTGGTCCCGCTGGAGAGTATCGCTGTTTTGGGGCAACTGGAACGCATTGCCCAAAATGGCGTGTATTTCAGCAATGAAGGCGACCGGCGTGGGCGGGTGCAGATTGCCGGATATGACCATCTCATGACCACGGTGTATATTGACGGAGCCCCGTATCTGGTTGATATGCGTGTCCGCGTGGAGGACGAAAGGGCGGGAGGCGGAAATCGACTGTACCACTTCACACCCGAAGCTATCGAAGTCACGAAAAAGAACGATGGCACAACATCCACGGCTGGACGTCACGCGACCAGCGTTCATAGCACGGATGTTGCACCATCTTCTGCCTCCATTATAGCAGATTCCTCCGCCGGTGGCAATACCCAGTCTGCCCAGGCCGGCCCGGAATCATCCGTGGGGGCTGCGCAGGCTGGGTTTACCGGGGACGAGGCGGGGGAGAGCGGCTTTCACGCGCCTTCCGCCATCCAAGACGCGGACCTGACGAGCGCATTTGGCGAGAATGGCGCCCAGGCATACCGCCTCGGGTGGCGGGGCGACATGGACGAGGCGGACTATTACCGGGCCTTTGCCCACGCCTACAACGCCGGGGCGGCGGGACGCAGCCTGGACAGCCTGAAGGATCGGACCTTGACCGACGCCCAGCGCGGGGCGGCATTCGAGTCCGGCAGGAGCGACGCCGACGCGGCGGCCCGAAAGGCCGGCTTCACCACCGTATACGGGAAGGACAGCGGGCTGGTATGGGACGACTACACCAAATCCATGGACCAGAAGGTGGCCGGGCAGGTAAACGAGGTGGCCCAGCGGCTGGGCATCAAGGTGCGTTTTGCCGACCAGGTGGGGGGCGGCGCCGCCAACGGCAAGATTGAAAACGGCGTCATCACCATCGCCCGGGACGCGAAGAATCCGGTCCGGGCGGTTTTCGGCCACGAGATCACCCACCGTATCCAGGAGCTGGCCCCGGAGGAGTACCGGGCCTTCCGGGAGGCGGCCATGGCCCATTATGAGAATGCCGAGGATGGCATGGTGGACGCGCTGGTGTGGGATCAGCAGAGCCGGTACACAGAGGTCGACCAGGAGCTGTCTAACCTGGAGGCCATGGACGAGATCGCCGCCGACTATGCCGGGAGCCTCATGGAGGACGGGGCGCTGCTGGACCGCTTCATCCAGGCCAACCAGGGCAAGCGGACCCTGCTGGAGAAGCTGCGGGGCGTGTTCCGCAGCCTGGCCGACCGGCTGACCGGAAAATACAAGAGCCAGGCCAGGCAGGCCGAGCGGCGGCTGGAGCAGGCCCTGACTGCGGCGGCCAGGCAGGCGGCCAGCTTGCAAGGCAAGGCCCACGGTGCTACAATGAGCGAAACGAAACTCTCTTTGAAGAGCATGAACGAAGACGAGACCGCCGCGCTTTTGCAGTACAAGAGTAGCGATAGCTACAAGGTCAACGCCAAGCTGCGGGACGGCCAGCGCCTTACCGAGGCGGAGCAGAAGATGGTGGACGATCTGGACCGCGCCCTGGAGAAGCTGCCCAAGGTCAAGGGAACCGTGTACCGTACGCTGAACTTTGATGCTGTTTCCAACCCAGAGGAGGAGTTCAACGCTTTTGTTTCTGCCCATGCAGAGGGCGACATTGTGCGCTATGGCGCATATACTTCCACATCCACCGAAGCAGACGGTTATCCTTTGGCGGACGGCGCAAAGTACGGCGTGGTTATGGAGATTTCCAGCGACAGCGCACGGGACCTTGCGGGCTTTGGAAACAATTTTGAGAGCGAGGCTCTTTTTCAGCGCGGAACGATTTTTGACATTGTGAGGGTGACGACCGACGAGAACGGACGTCCCCATATCTACATGAAGGAGATGCTGAATGATGCCCAACGAAACGAACCAGACCATGATACCCAGAAACACGGTCAAGCAGTGCAACAAGTGCAGGAACAGGGTGCTGCACACAATAACCTGTCCGAAGTATCCGAAGGGAATACCAGACAAAGTACTGACCGGAGAGGATTGCCCGGAGTTCGAGGAGAAGGGAGCGAAGAAGTAAAATTTTCCCTCAAGGGCTCCGATCAACTCACCCGCGAGATCGACCGCCTGATGAAGCAGGTGCAGGACGGGACCAGGAGTGAAGCGGAGGTGCAGCAAGAAATCCGTGGGTTGGTGGACGAGGTATATCAGGGGATGGTGGAGCAGTACGGCTCGATGAAACCGGGCGAGAAGCCGGCCCGGGAGGTCTGGGTCCCCCGCCGGACAGCGGACGACCGGAAGGTCTCTCAGACCGTGCGGACCATCCTCGAGGCTGGGGCGACACCGGATACCGCCGTGCAGAACATAGAGGAACTGACGGCCACCGGCGTGTTCTCTTACGAGACCTACACAGATAAGGCCGCCATCGCAGACGCTGAGAATACGATTCGGGACAAGGGCTACGCCACCGCCCTGGCGGAGTGGTCTGAGTCCGTGGGAAAAGGCGAGGTATCCAAGGCCAATACGGCCACCGGCTGGGCTCTGTACAATGCTGCGGCCAACGCCGGAGACCTCAAATCCGCCATGACCGTGCTCACGAAAATGGTGGGACATCAGCGAAACGCCGCCCAGGCGGTGCAGGCCACTCGTATCCTCAAGAGCATGTCCCCGGAGGGGCAACTCTACGGGGTGCAGCGGAGCGTGGGAAACCTTCAGGAAGAACTGAAGAAAGAGTACGGAAAGAATGCACCGGACCTGAAGATAGACCCGAATCTTGCAGAGAACCTGCTCAAGGCGAAAGACCAAAAGGCGCGGGATGAGGCGACCAAGGAGCTGTTCCGTGACATCGGCCGCCAGATGCCCTCCCGGTTTGTGGACAAGTGGAATGCATGGCGGTACCTGGCCATGCTGGGTAACCCGAGGACCCACGTTCGGAACATCGTGGGCAACGCCTTCTTTGCCCCGGTGGTAGCGGCTAAGAGCCTGACTGCCACAGCCATTGAGGGCGCGGTAGACCGGGTATCCGGCGGGAAGCTGGAACGGACCAAGGGGGCCGTGGGCCTGGGCAAGGCCGACCGGGCGCTGCTGTCAAGCGCGTGGGCGGATTATGCCAACGTGCAGGACTCCGCTCTTGGCGGAGGCAAGTACAGCGATTTTGCAAACGCCAACCAGTACATCGAGGAGGGTCGGGTCATCTTCCGGAACAAGGCGCTGGAGAAGGCCCGGAAGTCCAACACCAGGGCCCTGGACGCAGAGGATATCTGGTTCTCGCGCCCCCACTACGCCTATGCGCTGGCCCAATACTGCAAGGCCAACCACATCTCGGCAGAACAGATCGCCGCGGGGGAGGGGATGGATAAGGCCCGGGCCTACGCCATTAAAGAGGCACAGAAGGCCACCTACCGGGATACCAACGCCCTGTCGCAGGCAATCAGCGACCTGGGCCGTTACCGGGGGAAGGGTCCTGTAGGAAAGGGAATCAGCACCGTCATGGAGGGCGTGCTTCCCTTCCGCAAGACCCCGGCCAACATTCTGGCTCGCGGGTTGGAATACAGCCCAGCCGGGCTGCTGAAAGGACTAACCTATGACCTGTACCAGGTGCGCAAGGGTAATCTGAGCGGGGCCGAGGCCATCGACCACATCTCCGCGGGGATGACTGGGACGGGGCTGCTGGCCTTTGGAGTATACTGCGCAGCCCAATGCCTGGTGCGGGGCGCCGGAGGGGACGATAAGGACCGGAAGAAGTTCGCGGAATTGCAGGGGCATCAGAATTATGCGCTGGAGCTGCCGGATGGCACGAGCATCCCCCTGGACTGGCTGGCCCCGGAGGTCCTGCCCTTCTTCATCGGTGTAAACCTATGGGAGATGACGCAGGGGGAGAAGGAGCCACTGACCCTGTCCGCTATCCTCAGGGCCTCTGCAAACGTGACGGAGCCCCTGCTGGAGATGTCTTGCCTCCAGAGCCTGAGCGACGTGTTCGACGCGGTGGGATACGCCTCGTCGGGGGACCTGAACGGGCTCACCGCCGCCCTGGTTACCGCCGCCACCAGCTATCTGACCCAGGGCGTTCCGACCGTCCTCGGGCAATTCGAGCGGACCGGGCAGGAGGAACGGATGACCACCTACACGGAAAAGAACGCCTTCCTGACGCCGGATGCCCAGTACACCCTGGGAAGGATCAGCGGGCGGATTCCAGGATGGGATTACAACCAGATCCCCTATATCGACGCCTGGGGGCGCACGGAGCGCACCGGCGGAGCAGCCAAGCGGGCCGTCGATAACTTTGTAAATCCCGCCTATACATCGAAAGCGGGGAGCAGCCCTATGGAGGACGAGCTGACACGGCTTTATGACGCCACAGGGGAAAAGAATGTGTTCCCTGCTCGCGCCGGGAAGTATTTCACCGTGAACGGAGTGCGCAAGGACCTGACGGCGGAGGAATACATGACCTACGCCACGAAGAAGGGGCAGCTCTCTCACACCTTGGTCACGGAGCTGACGGGCAGCAAATCCTACCAGAGCATGACGGACGATCAATTGGTATATTTAAGCGTAAATGCAAGGCAGAAATGATTCGGCTGACCTGCCGTAGAGCGGAACCAGTAAAGCGCCTCTGCCGCTGCGAAGGCTACCAGTGGAAGAAAATTAAATTACGATTTAACTATGGAACAGGGTCCGTAGAGACAGATATACTTTACAAATACAAATGAATACCGGGATTCGCACGATGCCTGCAATGCCACTGGATATCACGTGGGCGAAAGCGCACAGAACAATATGTGCTCTTTCTTTCAGATGAGGCCAATGTCCATCATCAGGACACAGCCTATAGGAGGAACCATATTGCTGAAAAGGAAAGGGGAGATATACGGCTTTCGTTACCAATCCTGCGCCCACTCTGCTAAGAGCGCCGACCGGATAAAACCGGCCGACGCCCTCGAGAAGGAGAGTCAGTTTTGATTCAGATACCGAGCAACGGAAAGGTTGGCCTGTTCGACGAGCTTGTCCTCGTCCACGTTGACCAGATGTCCTTCCTTGACAACGATCCGGCCATTGACTACAGTGTAATCTACACTGCCTTTGAATCCGACGGTAGCGGGAATTGCGGCAACATCTTGCAGAGTTCCGGTTAGTTCCAGACGGTTGCTGTCGATCAGGAAGAAGTCGGCCGCCATGCCAGGGGCAATATAACCAAGATCATCGCGGCCAAGGAGGCTGGCGCTGCCGCGGGTGGCGATGCGCAGCATGTCGAAACCGGTGGGGGCAGTGGCGGAGTTATTAAGCCGGTGCAGCAGATAGCCTACCCGCAACTCCTCCAGCAGGTTGGAGCCATCGTTGCTGGCAGAGCCATCCACAGCCAACCCAACGGGAACGCCAAGCTCCAGCATTCTGGGGAGCTGCGCAATGCCCGAGGAGAGCTTCATGTTGCTGATGGGGCAGTGGGCCACGCCGGTCTTGGTCTTGGCCATGCGCTGCAGCTCCTCGTCAGTGAAGTGGATGCCGTGGGCGTACCACACATCAGACCCAATCCAGCCGAGGCTTTCCATGTATTCCAGGGGCCGCATACCCAGCCGCTCCAACAGATAGGCTTCCTCGTCCTTTGTCTCAGCCAGGTGGGTGTGCATCCGCACGCCCAACTGACGGGCCAAAATGGCGGTCTGGCGCAGCAGTTCTTCGCTGACACTGAAGGGAGAGCAAGGGGCCAGAGCCACCTGGTGCATGGAATAGCGGCTGGGGTCGTGGAATTGCTTGACTGCAGCCTCAGAATCGTACATGATCTTGTCAATGGTTTGGACTACGCTGTCAGGGGGAAGACCTCCGTCCTTGACGCCCAAGTCCATGCTGCCGCGGGTGGCGTGGAAGCGGACACCCAGTTCATCAGCCGCGGCAAACTGCACATTCAGGAACCGGTCACTCTTACCCTGAGGGAAGACATAATGGTGGTCCAGGATGGTGGTGCAGCCGGTTTTCAGCAGCTCACCCATTCCGGACATAGAGCTATAGTAGATACTTTCCTCTTCGAGATTCTTCCAGATCTCGTATAGAGTCTTCAGCCAGGGGAACAGCTCCATCCGCTGGACCTGAGGCAGATTTCTGCTGAAAATCTGATACAGGTGGTGGTGGGCATTGATCATGCCAGGGTAGAGGATCATACCAGAGGCGTCGATGACCTCGTCAGCCTTTACATCACCCGGTTGGTCGATGGAGACAATCACGCCGTTGCGCACCAGCATAGACGCATGCTCCAGTACCTCGCCCGCGTCGTTGCAGGTTACCAGCCAGCGGATATTCTTAACCAGTAAATCCTTGCTCATCTCCTTCCCCTCCGGCTTTCTGCGGCTTTCCGCTGCTCCATGCGGTAGATGGTCTCCAGGACGATCTGGATCTCCTTTTCCCATGCATCGTGGAGCCGCTCATTCTTTTTGGTATAGATGACCTCTGCGTTGGTCAGGTTGCCGGAGGTGCCGTTGATGGTGGCAGCCCTGACACCCCGCAGGTGGGCCACGGTGTACAGGGCGGAGGACTCCATATCCAGATTCATTACTTTGTAGGAGCGCAGCTTGTCCAGGAACTCCGGTGTCTCACCATAGAAGGCGTCGTCAGAGGAGGTGATGCCGGTGTAAACAGAGAAATCCGTGCCTCGGGTCATTTCCCGGGCGGTGTAGATCAGTTCGCTGGTCAGTTCCAGGTCGGGCACAGCGGGAAAACCTTGGGGGACATAGAACCGGGAGGTGCCTTCATTTTTCATGGCGCCAATGGTGATCATCAGGTCGCCGATCTGGACTCTGGGGTCCAGGGCGGCGCTGCTGCCGATGCGGATCAGGGTCTTGGCACCAATATTTATCAACTCCTCAGCGGCGATGGTGGCGGAGGGGCAACCCATGCCGGTGGAGGTGACGCTAACCCTGATGCCCTTGTAATGGCCGGTAAAGGTCCGGTGCTCCCGGTTATTGGCCTTTAGCTCGGCATTGTCCAAATACTTGGCGGCAATATCACTTCTGGCGGGGTCCCCGGGCAGGAGCACATATTCGCCGATATCCTCGGGCGTCAGGGCAATGTGATACTGCTTCTGGCCCAGGGTAACAGACATTTTATTCAGTGTAGTACTCATAGTTACCTCCGTCAGTCCTTGATATCGCCCGCAGCCTGGGGTCCCTGGACACGGCGGCCGAAGCCGATGAGCACGGCCAGCGT
Protein-coding regions in this window:
- a CDS encoding 8-oxoguanine deaminase — encoded protein: MSKDLLVKNIRWLVTCNDAGEVLEHASMLVRNGVIVSIDQPGDVKADEVIDASGMILYPGMINAHHHLYQIFSRNLPQVQRMELFPWLKTLYEIWKNLEEESIYYSSMSGMGELLKTGCTTILDHHYVFPQGKSDRFLNVQFAAADELGVRFHATRGSMDLGVKDGGLPPDSVVQTIDKIMYDSEAAVKQFHDPSRYSMHQVALAPCSPFSVSEELLRQTAILARQLGVRMHTHLAETKDEEAYLLERLGMRPLEYMESLGWIGSDVWYAHGIHFTDEELQRMAKTKTGVAHCPISNMKLSSGIAQLPRMLELGVPVGLAVDGSASNDGSNLLEELRVGYLLHRLNNSATAPTGFDMLRIATRGSASLLGRDDLGYIAPGMAADFFLIDSNRLELTGTLQDVAAIPATVGFKGSVDYTVVNGRIVVKEGHLVNVDEDKLVEQANLSVARYLNQN
- a CDS encoding ADP-ribosyltransferase; the encoded protein is MESAFAASSYSDRVVPLESIAVLGQLERIAQNGVYFSNEGDRRGRVQIAGYDHLMTTVYIDGAPYLVDMRVRVEDERAGGGNRLYHFTPEAIEVTKKNDGTTSTAGRHATSVHSTDVAPSSASIIADSSAGGNTQSAQAGPESSVGAAQAGFTGDEAGESGFHAPSAIQDADLTSAFGENGAQAYRLGWRGDMDEADYYRAFAHAYNAGAAGRSLDSLKDRTLTDAQRGAAFESGRSDADAAARKAGFTTVYGKDSGLVWDDYTKSMDQKVAGQVNEVAQRLGIKVRFADQVGGGAANGKIENGVITIARDAKNPVRAVFGHEITHRIQELAPEEYRAFREAAMAHYENAEDGMVDALVWDQQSRYTEVDQELSNLEAMDEIAADYAGSLMEDGALLDRFIQANQGKRTLLEKLRGVFRSLADRLTGKYKSQARQAERRLEQALTAAARQAASLQGKAHGATMSETKLSLKSMNEDETAALLQYKSSDSYKVNAKLRDGQRLTEAEQKMVDDLDRALEKLPKVKGTVYRTLNFDAVSNPEEEFNAFVSAHAEGDIVRYGAYTSTSTEADGYPLADGAKYGVVMEISSDSARDLAGFGNNFESEALFQRGTIFDIVRVTTDENGRPHIYMKEMLNDAQRNEPDHDTQKHGQAVQQVQEQGAAHNNLSEVSEGNTRQSTDRRGLPGVRGEGSEEVKFSLKGSDQLTREIDRLMKQVQDGTRSEAEVQQEIRGLVDEVYQGMVEQYGSMKPGEKPAREVWVPRRTADDRKVSQTVRTILEAGATPDTAVQNIEELTATGVFSYETYTDKAAIADAENTIRDKGYATALAEWSESVGKGEVSKANTATGWALYNAAANAGDLKSAMTVLTKMVGHQRNAAQAVQATRILKSMSPEGQLYGVQRSVGNLQEELKKEYGKNAPDLKIDPNLAENLLKAKDQKARDEATKELFRDIGRQMPSRFVDKWNAWRYLAMLGNPRTHVRNIVGNAFFAPVVAAKSLTATAIEGAVDRVSGGKLERTKGAVGLGKADRALLSSAWADYANVQDSALGGGKYSDFANANQYIEEGRVIFRNKALEKARKSNTRALDAEDIWFSRPHYAYALAQYCKANHISAEQIAAGEGMDKARAYAIKEAQKATYRDTNALSQAISDLGRYRGKGPVGKGISTVMEGVLPFRKTPANILARGLEYSPAGLLKGLTYDLYQVRKGNLSGAEAIDHISAGMTGTGLLAFGVYCAAQCLVRGAGGDDKDRKKFAELQGHQNYALELPDGTSIPLDWLAPEVLPFFIGVNLWEMTQGEKEPLTLSAILRASANVTEPLLEMSCLQSLSDVFDAVGYASSGDLNGLTAALVTAATSYLTQGVPTVLGQFERTGQEERMTTYTEKNAFLTPDAQYTLGRISGRIPGWDYNQIPYIDAWGRTERTGGAAKRAVDNFVNPAYTSKAGSSPMEDELTRLYDATGEKNVFPARAGKYFTVNGVRKDLTAEEYMTYATKKGQLSHTLVTELTGSKSYQSMTDDQLVYLSVNARQK
- a CDS encoding nucleoside phosphorylase; translation: MSTTLNKMSVTLGQKQYHIALTPEDIGEYVLLPGDPARSDIAAKYLDNAELKANNREHRTFTGHYKGIRVSVTSTGMGCPSATIAAEELINIGAKTLIRIGSSAALDPRVQIGDLMITIGAMKNEGTSRFYVPQGFPAVPDLELTSELIYTAREMTRGTDFSVYTGITSSDDAFYGETPEFLDKLRSYKVMNLDMESSALYTVAHLRGVRAATINGTSGNLTNAEVIYTKKNERLHDAWEKEIQIVLETIYRMEQRKAAESRRGRR